A section of the Primulina eburnea isolate SZY01 chromosome 1, ASM2296580v1, whole genome shotgun sequence genome encodes:
- the LOC140822872 gene encoding uncharacterized protein — protein sequence MDVSSSESHGNGSKRISGWAEFDLKQRRRQQGFECEVDAEPYPVLGASTRARSLLNKNKALVEKPFSSAVTASMNFPSLTNPDNHDSIRPVALSDSSDRSRGTSFKDQTDHRLEAFSPLMNESFIEDLLAGLDNNINELNYGNGHTSSAFQDVPFGERVDLGFSNNEYFEDSNIGCKADAYFCPSLDLARFLPIEPENELEEDDVYLFHRKDAVRMIRSASHYSKAANDAYLRGDHLSARHFSLKAQERWTAAEKLNTKAAKEILATRNSKNDLWTLDLHGLHATEAVLALQEHLQSVESLVSSNFLATLSDVNKESSVLLPESLQSLNHVKKEKFGMQHQPLRQRPVLLQVITGKGNHSRGAAALPSAIRNFLNENRYHFDETRPGVVTIRPKFRQQLATSSLK from the exons ATGGATGTTTCTTCTAGTGAAAGCCATGGGAATGGCAGTAAAAGAATCTCAGGTTGGGCAGAATTTGACCTCAAGCAACGGCGGAGGCAGCAAGGGTTTGAATGTGAAGTGGATGCTGAGCCTTATCCCGTACTGGGTGCCTCTACTCGTGCACGAAGCTTATTGAACAAAAACAAGGCCCTTGTAGAAAAACCCTTTTCATCTGCAGTCACAGCTTCCATGAATTTTCCCTCCTTAACTAATCCTGATAATCACGACTCTATAAGACCGGTAGCACTTAGCGATTCGAGTGATCGGAGCCGTGGGACTTCTTTCAAGGATCAGACTGATCATAGACTTGAAGCCTTTTCACCTTTGATGAATGAGAGCTTTATTGAGGATTTATTGGCTGGTTTAGATAACAATATCAATGAATTAAATTATGGGAATGGACACACATCTTCTGCCTTTCAAGATGTTCCTTTTGGGGAGAGAGTTGATTTGGGCTTTAGTAATAATGAATATTTTGAAGACAGTAACATAGGATGTAAGGCTGATGCTTATTTCTGTCCGTCGCTGGATTTAGCTAGATTTTTACCTATTGAACCTGAGAATGAGCTGGAAGAGGATGATGTTTATCTATTTCATAGAAAAGACGCAGTAAGAATGATAAG ATCAGCATCTCATTATTCTAAGGCTGCGAATGATGCATACCTTAGAGGAGATCATTTATCCGCACGTCATTTCTCTCTCAAAGCTCAAGAACGTTGGACTGCTGCGGAGAAGCTTAATACAAAGGCAGCGAAGGAAATCCTAGCGACCAGGAATTCTAAAAATGATCTATGGACGCTGGATTTGCATGGTCTTCATGCAACGGAAGCTGTTCTAGCACTGCAGGAGCATTTACAAAGTGTGGAATCTTTAGTGTcctcaaatttcttagccactCTGAGTGATGTCAACAAGGAGTCAAGCGTATTGCTCCCTGAATCTCTGCAATCTTTAAATCATGTGAAGAAGGAAAAGTTTGGGATGCAGCACCAGCCATTGAGGCAGAGGCCAGTACTATTACAAGTGATTACAG GTAAGGGTAATCACAGCCGGGGAGCAGCTGCTCTCCCGTCAGCTATCAGAAACTTTCTCAATGAGAACAG GTATCATTTTGATGAAACCAGGCCTGGTGTGGTAACGATAAGACCCAAGTTTCGGCAGCAGTTGGCTACTAGTTCACTGAAGTAA
- the LOC140822878 gene encoding ribosomal lysine N-methyltransferase 3 isoform X2, translating to MAAARRMRGFKRWMKREEVECSDALHISLSVESGGAPSISVKASCDLMEGDVVATIPKRSCLTVRTSAASRIIEEAQLGGYLGLSVALMYERSLGPQSKWFQYLQILPSREPIPLLWSLAEIDSLLCGTEIHKIVKEDKALVYQDWKECIKPLLGSASLKLNPDFFSVDEYLAAKSLIASRSFQIDEYHGYGMVPLADLFNHKTAAEDVHFTSVSYYSESDIDSDNQKRDSDGENNGDDEPMVQDFHSEMGGFRSELEFESSSTSGNDVMVMQMIICKDVNSGSEVFNTYGSLSNAALLHRYGFTEPENPFDILNMDLEIVLQWSSSVFSCRHSRRRLSLWRKLGYSGCDSQNSQYFEISFHGEPQAELLVLLNIILLPEEVYHELELALLAVGNSKQITSRLVLEKYNFLIVKAAKLSKELLLTRNVCQALLSLADAREQFYGSNSLQDDIKSFDERCQATEHKLYHSLRLRICERRILKKLRSYAASGLK from the exons ATGGCGGCCGCCAG AAGGATGAGAGGATTCAAGCGGTGGATGAAGCGCGAGGAAGTGGAATGCAGTGACGCACTTCACATCTCCCTATCAGTCGAGAGCGGAGGAGCACCGTCCATTTCGGTCAAGGCATCGTGTGATTTGATGGAGGGTGACGTCGTCGCCACCATTCCGAAGCGGAGCTGCCTCACCGTCAGAACCTCGGCCGCCAGCCGCATCATCGAAGAAGCTCAGCTCGGCGGCTATTTGGGCCTGTCCGTGGCCCTGATGTACGAGAGAAGCCTCGGTCCACAGTCCAAATGGTTCCAATACCTACAGATACTGCCCTCCAGAGAGCCCATTCCGCTGCTTTGGTCCCTCGCGGAAATCGATTCCCTCCTGTGCGGCACTGAGATACACAAG ATAGTTAAAGAAGACAAGGCTTTGGTGTATCAAGATTGGAAGGAGTGTATTAAACCCCTTCTGGGTTCAGCTTCCCTGAAACTGAATCCCGATTTTTTCTCAGTGGATGAATACTTAGCGGCGAAGAGCCTGATTGCTTCAAGGTCCTTCCAGATAGATGAGTATCATGGTTATGGAATGGTTCCTCTGGCAGATCT CTTTAATCACAAGACAGCGGCTGAGGATGTACATTTTACATCTGTATCTTATTATTCAGAATCTGATATTGACTCTGACAATCAAAAGCGAGATTCTGATGGTGAAAATAACGGAGATGATGAACCCATGGTTCAGGATTTTCATTCGGAAATGGGAGGTTTTAGGAGCGAACTAGAATTTGAATCATCTTCAACTTCAGGAAATGACGTGATGGTTATGCAAATGATCATTTGTAAAGATGTAAATTCTGGATCTGAG GTATTTAATACCTATGGATCTTTGAGCAATGCTGCGCTTTTGCATAGATATGGGTTTACGGAACCCGAGAACCCATTTGACATTCTGAACATGGATCTTGAAATTGTACTTCAGTGGAGTTCGTCAGTGTTTTCATGTCGCCATAGCAGAAGAAGGTTGTCTTTATGGAGGAAGTTGGGCTATTCTGGATGTGATAGTCAAAACTCccaatattttgaaatatcattCCATGGGGAACCACAAGCAGAGTTGTTAGTTTTACTCAACATAATCTTGTTACCTGAGGAAGTCTATCATGAACTTGAGCTTGCATTATTGGCTGTGGGAAACTCGAAACAAATTACAAGCAGACTCGTTttggaaaaatataattttctaatTGTAAAAGCTGCGAAATTAAGCAAGGAGTTGTTACTAACACGAAATGTTTGCCAGGCTCTTTTGTCACTCGCAGATGCTCGAGAACAATTTTACGGTTCGAATTCTTTGCAGGATGATATAAAGTCATTTGATGAGCGTTGTCAAGCCACAGAGCATAAGTTGTATCATTCTCTGAGGCTCCGTATTTGTGAGAGGAGAATCCTCAAGAAACTTAGATCTTAT GCTGCATCTGGTCTTAAATAG
- the LOC140822878 gene encoding ribosomal lysine N-methyltransferase 3 isoform X1 has product MAAARRMRGFKRWMKREEVECSDALHISLSVESGGAPSISVKASCDLMEGDVVATIPKRSCLTVRTSAASRIIEEAQLGGYLGLSVALMYERSLGPQSKWFQYLQILPSREPIPLLWSLAEIDSLLCGTEIHKIVKEDKALVYQDWKECIKPLLGSASLKLNPDFFSVDEYLAAKSLIASRSFQIDEYHGYGMVPLADLFNHKTAAEDVHFTSVSYYSESDIDSDNQKRDSDGENNGDDEPMVQDFHSEMGGFRSELEFESSSTSGNDVMVMQMIICKDVNSGSEVFNTYGSLSNAALLHRYGFTEPENPFDILNMDLEIVLQWSSSVFSCRHSRRRLSLWRKLGYSGCDSQNSQYFEISFHGEPQAELLVLLNIILLPEEVYHELELALLAVGNSKQITSRLVLEKYNFLIVKAAKLSKELLLTRNVCQALLSLADAREQFYGSNSLQDDIKSFDERCQATEHKLYHSLRLRICERRILKKLRSYAASSVLNGGRGGRLGGA; this is encoded by the exons ATGGCGGCCGCCAG AAGGATGAGAGGATTCAAGCGGTGGATGAAGCGCGAGGAAGTGGAATGCAGTGACGCACTTCACATCTCCCTATCAGTCGAGAGCGGAGGAGCACCGTCCATTTCGGTCAAGGCATCGTGTGATTTGATGGAGGGTGACGTCGTCGCCACCATTCCGAAGCGGAGCTGCCTCACCGTCAGAACCTCGGCCGCCAGCCGCATCATCGAAGAAGCTCAGCTCGGCGGCTATTTGGGCCTGTCCGTGGCCCTGATGTACGAGAGAAGCCTCGGTCCACAGTCCAAATGGTTCCAATACCTACAGATACTGCCCTCCAGAGAGCCCATTCCGCTGCTTTGGTCCCTCGCGGAAATCGATTCCCTCCTGTGCGGCACTGAGATACACAAG ATAGTTAAAGAAGACAAGGCTTTGGTGTATCAAGATTGGAAGGAGTGTATTAAACCCCTTCTGGGTTCAGCTTCCCTGAAACTGAATCCCGATTTTTTCTCAGTGGATGAATACTTAGCGGCGAAGAGCCTGATTGCTTCAAGGTCCTTCCAGATAGATGAGTATCATGGTTATGGAATGGTTCCTCTGGCAGATCT CTTTAATCACAAGACAGCGGCTGAGGATGTACATTTTACATCTGTATCTTATTATTCAGAATCTGATATTGACTCTGACAATCAAAAGCGAGATTCTGATGGTGAAAATAACGGAGATGATGAACCCATGGTTCAGGATTTTCATTCGGAAATGGGAGGTTTTAGGAGCGAACTAGAATTTGAATCATCTTCAACTTCAGGAAATGACGTGATGGTTATGCAAATGATCATTTGTAAAGATGTAAATTCTGGATCTGAG GTATTTAATACCTATGGATCTTTGAGCAATGCTGCGCTTTTGCATAGATATGGGTTTACGGAACCCGAGAACCCATTTGACATTCTGAACATGGATCTTGAAATTGTACTTCAGTGGAGTTCGTCAGTGTTTTCATGTCGCCATAGCAGAAGAAGGTTGTCTTTATGGAGGAAGTTGGGCTATTCTGGATGTGATAGTCAAAACTCccaatattttgaaatatcattCCATGGGGAACCACAAGCAGAGTTGTTAGTTTTACTCAACATAATCTTGTTACCTGAGGAAGTCTATCATGAACTTGAGCTTGCATTATTGGCTGTGGGAAACTCGAAACAAATTACAAGCAGACTCGTTttggaaaaatataattttctaatTGTAAAAGCTGCGAAATTAAGCAAGGAGTTGTTACTAACACGAAATGTTTGCCAGGCTCTTTTGTCACTCGCAGATGCTCGAGAACAATTTTACGGTTCGAATTCTTTGCAGGATGATATAAAGTCATTTGATGAGCGTTGTCAAGCCACAGAGCATAAGTTGTATCATTCTCTGAGGCTCCGTATTTGTGAGAGGAGAATCCTCAAGAAACTTAGATCTTATGCTGCATCCAGTGTTCTAAATGGCGGTCGAGGCGGCCGCCTAGGCGGTGCCTAG